In Bufo gargarizans isolate SCDJY-AF-19 chromosome 5, ASM1485885v1, whole genome shotgun sequence, the following are encoded in one genomic region:
- the LOC122939025 gene encoding uncharacterized protein LOC122939025 gives MPNSCWVKNCFFQAGRILNGHEIKLHCFPNLRERILDWLRILIPSGEVEVFSIAEEILSYKKKRYNKYHICSLHFSDESFIVNAGGRLFRPVANPSIFENFLDYERKVLEPKKYKKKRLQNTTGSQQSVTPSSSESSVPTESRGHTVSLSCLEVQQVSENVEILISKFTDASTQTEFNLTNSIIISMDKNLTLREEESPLRQPTNIVHESTPLPDCSQSQNRHQINPFIRLLSPIVFENEKISQPPEEDGNDDDLVSGIFPLTGDLEDSYNISSLADAGEIRDSRDHSYDPLMKCNLKTW, from the exons ATGCCGAATTCATGTTGggtaaaaaattgttttttccaGGCTGGACGTATACTGAATGGCCACGAAATCAAATTGCATTGCTTTCCCAACCTTAGGGAGAGAATATTAGATTGGCTTAGAATCTTAATTCCATCAGGAGAGGTAGAAGTTTTTTCTATAGCAGAGGAGATTCTATCTTACAAAAAGAAAAGATACAATAAGTATCATATTTGTTCCCTACATTTTTCTGATGAGAGTTTTATAGTCAACGCTGGCGGACGTTTGTTTCGCCCTGTAGCAAACCCTtcaatttttgaaaattttcttgatTATGAAAGAAAAGTTTTAGAGccaaaaaaatacaagaaaaaacgACTTCAGAATACAACAGGTTCCCAGCAGTCGGTTACACCTTCATCATCAGAATCATCTGTACCAACCGAATCTCGTGGTCATACTGTATCCCTTTCGTGCCTGGAAGTTCAACAAGTCTCTGAGAATGTGGAAATTCTAATTTCCAAATTCACGGATGCTTCAACTCAGACAGAGTTCAATTTGACAAATTCTATAATTATTAGTATGGATAAAAATCTTACCCTTAGGGAAGAAGAATCACCTTTACGTCAACCTACAAATATTGTTCATGAATCCACCCCATTGCCTGATTGTTCACAATCCCAAAATCGGCACCAAATTAATCCATTTATTAGACTTCTCTCTCCTATTGTATTTGAAAATGAAAAGATCTCCCAGCCACCGGAAGAAGACGGTAATGATGATGATCTGGTTAGTGGGATATTTCCGTTGACAGGTGACTTGGAGGATTCATACAATATTAGCAGTCTGGCTGACGCAGGGGAAATTCGTGATTCAAGAGACCACTCATATGACCCTTTGATG AAATGCAATTTAAAGACATGGTAA